The Streptomyces sp. NBC_01689 genome includes a window with the following:
- a CDS encoding AfsR/SARP family transcriptional regulator — MDGVPRVPEQRRPEESAALRFSVLGPVRAWRGGETLPTGSPQQRALLAALLLREGRTATSGELIDALWGDEPPSQALAAVRTYASRLRKALDPGVLISESGGYAIRLSEGAGTLDLAEAQEISADAEKAKHSGDLGLARELLNRALVLWDGEPLASVPGPYADTQRARLEEWRLQLLESRLDMDLEQGCHAEAVSELTALTAAHPLRERLRELLMLALYRSGRQAEALAVYADTRRLLADELGVDPRAGLKELQQRILQADPGLAEPSAPAAEPVAAPIRPAQLPATVTDFTGRAAFVQELSDVLAAASTEEGRVMAVSALAGIGGVGKTTLAVHVAHRARAAFPDGQLYVDLQGAGQRAAEPETVLGSFLRALGTPASSIPDSLEERAALYRSVLDGRRVLVLLDNARDAAQVRPLLPGMEGCAALVTSRVRMVDLAGAHLVDLDVMSPEEALQLFTRIVGQERVASEREAALDVVAACGFLPLAIRIAASRLAARRTWTVSVLAAKLGDERRRLDELQAGDLAVKATFELGYGQLEPAQARAFRLLGLADGPDISLAAAAAVLALPAEDTEDLLESLVDTSLLESAAPGRYRYHDLVRLYARACAERDEQPPSERDAALSRLLDFYLATTAGVYAIERPGDRLTEHLQPTSTPGLVFPHRKGAWDWLYSEAVPLLACVRQSAGAATLRRAVDLLWAAVDLAESGANAKEYEEVATTLRDAARAASDVRAEGRACVVLSNARLFSGLFDQADQEAQQALRLAESAEDPLPLCWAANILGSIAFYQSRHEDAERNFNRAIEEFRDCGDLPGSASSLCNLSRLHLVTERAESAVILARQGTEIYETLGHSLRVANGRYALGMALGRSGQHSTAVEQLEEALRIFRDSRQRLWEGMALCRLAEVDLEAHQPTRAAGNAEMALTVLRGIGGEWRRGNVLTVLGKALDGIGHSGRAQVCWREALDIYEKLDSPEATEVRSLLTPIAAV; from the coding sequence ATGGACGGTGTACCGCGAGTGCCGGAGCAGCGGCGTCCCGAGGAATCGGCGGCGTTGCGCTTCAGCGTGCTCGGACCGGTGCGCGCCTGGCGCGGCGGGGAGACGCTTCCCACCGGTTCCCCCCAGCAACGCGCGCTGCTGGCGGCGTTGTTGCTGCGGGAGGGCCGGACCGCCACGTCCGGCGAGCTGATCGACGCCCTGTGGGGCGACGAACCCCCCTCGCAGGCACTCGCCGCCGTCCGCACCTACGCCTCCCGGCTCCGCAAGGCGCTCGACCCGGGCGTGCTGATCAGCGAGTCGGGCGGCTACGCGATCCGACTGTCCGAGGGCGCGGGCACGCTGGACCTCGCCGAGGCCCAGGAGATATCCGCCGACGCGGAGAAGGCCAAGCACTCGGGCGACCTCGGCCTCGCCCGCGAGCTGCTGAACCGGGCGCTCGTCCTGTGGGACGGCGAACCCCTGGCGAGCGTGCCGGGCCCGTACGCGGACACCCAGCGGGCCCGCCTGGAGGAATGGCGCCTCCAACTCCTGGAGTCCAGGCTCGACATGGACCTGGAGCAGGGCTGCCACGCCGAGGCGGTGTCCGAGCTCACCGCGCTGACCGCCGCGCACCCCCTCCGGGAGCGGCTGCGCGAACTGCTCATGCTGGCGCTGTACCGGAGCGGACGCCAGGCCGAGGCCCTCGCCGTCTACGCCGACACCCGCCGGCTGCTCGCCGACGAACTGGGCGTCGACCCGCGCGCGGGCCTGAAGGAACTCCAGCAGCGCATCCTCCAGGCGGACCCGGGACTCGCCGAGCCGTCCGCCCCGGCCGCGGAGCCCGTGGCGGCGCCCATCCGCCCGGCCCAGCTCCCGGCCACGGTCACCGACTTCACCGGCCGCGCCGCCTTCGTCCAGGAACTCAGTGACGTCCTCGCCGCCGCCTCCACCGAGGAGGGCCGGGTGATGGCGGTCTCGGCGCTCGCGGGCATCGGCGGCGTGGGCAAGACGACCCTCGCCGTGCACGTCGCCCACCGGGCACGGGCCGCCTTCCCCGACGGACAGCTCTACGTCGACCTCCAGGGCGCCGGGCAGCGGGCGGCGGAGCCGGAGACGGTGCTCGGCTCCTTCCTGCGAGCCCTGGGCACTCCGGCCTCCTCCATCCCCGACTCCCTGGAGGAACGCGCGGCGCTCTACCGCTCGGTCCTCGACGGCCGCCGGGTCCTGGTGCTGCTGGACAACGCCCGGGACGCCGCCCAGGTGCGCCCGCTGCTCCCCGGCATGGAGGGCTGCGCGGCCCTGGTGACGTCCCGGGTGCGGATGGTGGACCTGGCCGGTGCCCATCTGGTGGACCTCGACGTGATGTCGCCCGAGGAGGCCCTCCAGCTCTTCACCAGGATCGTCGGACAGGAGCGGGTGGCGTCGGAGCGCGAGGCGGCCCTCGACGTCGTCGCCGCCTGCGGTTTCCTCCCGCTCGCGATCCGCATCGCCGCGTCCCGGCTGGCCGCCCGCCGCACCTGGACGGTCTCGGTGCTGGCCGCGAAGCTCGGCGACGAGCGCCGCCGCCTCGACGAGCTCCAGGCCGGCGACCTCGCCGTCAAGGCCACCTTCGAGCTCGGCTACGGCCAGCTGGAGCCGGCCCAGGCCCGCGCCTTCCGGCTGCTGGGCCTCGCGGACGGCCCGGACATCTCGCTGGCCGCCGCGGCCGCCGTCCTCGCCCTGCCCGCCGAGGACACCGAGGACCTCCTTGAGTCCCTCGTCGACACCTCCCTCCTGGAGTCCGCCGCCCCCGGCCGCTACCGCTACCACGACCTGGTCCGCCTCTACGCCCGCGCCTGCGCCGAACGCGACGAACAGCCACCGAGCGAGCGCGACGCGGCGCTGTCGCGGCTGCTGGATTTCTATCTGGCGACGACGGCGGGGGTGTACGCGATCGAGCGGCCCGGCGACCGGCTGACGGAGCATCTGCAGCCCACCAGCACTCCGGGCTTGGTCTTCCCGCACCGCAAGGGAGCCTGGGACTGGCTCTACTCCGAAGCCGTGCCCCTTCTCGCCTGTGTGCGGCAGTCCGCCGGCGCGGCAACCCTGCGGCGTGCTGTCGACCTCCTGTGGGCCGCGGTCGACCTGGCCGAGTCGGGAGCCAACGCGAAGGAGTACGAGGAGGTCGCCACCACCCTGCGCGACGCCGCCCGCGCCGCGTCGGACGTCCGTGCGGAGGGCCGGGCCTGCGTGGTCCTGAGTAACGCGCGTCTCTTCTCCGGCCTCTTCGACCAGGCCGACCAGGAGGCGCAGCAGGCGCTCCGGCTCGCCGAGTCCGCCGAGGACCCGCTGCCGTTGTGCTGGGCGGCGAACATCCTCGGGAGCATCGCCTTCTACCAGAGCCGCCACGAGGACGCCGAGAGGAACTTCAACCGAGCCATCGAGGAGTTCCGCGACTGTGGCGACCTGCCGGGCTCGGCCAGCTCGCTGTGCAACCTTTCGCGTCTTCACCTGGTCACGGAGCGCGCGGAGTCGGCCGTCATCCTCGCCCGCCAGGGGACGGAGATCTACGAGACGCTGGGCCACTCCCTCCGCGTGGCGAACGGCCGTTACGCGCTCGGGATGGCGCTCGGCAGGAGCGGACAGCACTCCACCGCCGTGGAGCAACTGGAGGAGGCGCTGCGGATCTTCCGTGACAGCCGCCAGCGTCTGTGGGAGGGGATGGCCCTGTGCCGCCTCGCGGAGGTCGACCTGGAGGCGCACCAGCCCACGCGGGCGGCGGGCAACGCCGAGATGGCGCTCACGGTCCTGCGGGGCATCGGTGGCGAATGGCGGCGTGGCAACGTCCTCACGGTGCTGGGCAAGGCGCTCGACGGGATCGGCCACTCCGGCCGGGCTCAGGTCTGCTGGCGCGAGGCCCTCGACATCTACGAGAAGCTGGACTCCCCGGAGGCCACGGAGGTGCGTTCCCTCCTCACCCCGATCGCGGCTGTCTAG
- a CDS encoding amidohydrolase family protein, translating into METTQTPSTASDFPRIISVDDHTVEPPGVWRDRLPSRYRDTGPRIVRAPLKEMTFLGGRFAPVMGRPGDDGPVGDWWVYEDLHRPLTRLDTAVGYDRDEIRLEVITYEQMRPGSYDVPQRLADMDVNHVQSALCFPTFPRFCGQTFTEAKDRELGLLSVRAYNDWMVEEWCGPQAAGRLVPLTLVPLWDPVLAADEVRRNAARGVRAVAFSEIPPHLGLPSVHTDDWDPFLAACDETGTVVAMHIGSSSRMPSTSADAPPAVGSTITFANCCFSMVDWLMSGKFERFPNLRVMYAEGQIGWIPYILERADVVWEENRGWGGVADKVHRPPSELFAGHVYGCFFDDAFGLRNLDSIGVANVLYETDYPHSDSTWPKSREVGEAQMGHLAPDVVERIVRGNAIELLGLTEDGLWPGPGGAR; encoded by the coding sequence ATGGAGACCACCCAGACCCCTTCGACCGCCTCCGACTTCCCCAGGATCATCTCGGTGGACGACCACACCGTGGAGCCCCCGGGCGTCTGGCGGGACCGCCTCCCGTCGAGGTACCGGGACACCGGCCCCCGCATCGTCCGCGCGCCGCTGAAGGAGATGACCTTCCTCGGCGGCAGGTTCGCCCCGGTGATGGGACGGCCGGGCGACGACGGGCCGGTCGGGGACTGGTGGGTGTACGAGGACCTGCACCGGCCGCTGACCCGCCTCGACACCGCCGTCGGGTACGACAGGGACGAGATACGCCTGGAGGTCATCACGTACGAGCAGATGCGCCCCGGCTCGTACGACGTCCCCCAGCGGCTGGCCGACATGGACGTCAACCACGTCCAGTCCGCGCTGTGCTTCCCGACCTTCCCGCGCTTCTGCGGACAGACGTTCACCGAGGCCAAGGACCGTGAGCTCGGACTGCTCTCGGTGCGGGCCTACAACGACTGGATGGTGGAGGAGTGGTGCGGCCCGCAGGCCGCCGGGCGTCTCGTCCCGCTCACCCTCGTCCCGCTGTGGGACCCCGTGCTCGCGGCCGACGAGGTGCGCCGCAACGCGGCCCGTGGTGTGCGCGCGGTCGCCTTCTCGGAGATCCCGCCGCACCTCGGACTGCCCTCCGTGCACACCGACGACTGGGATCCCTTCCTCGCGGCCTGCGACGAGACCGGCACGGTCGTCGCCATGCACATCGGCTCCAGCAGCAGGATGCCGTCGACCTCGGCCGACGCCCCGCCCGCCGTCGGGTCGACCATCACCTTCGCCAACTGCTGCTTCTCGATGGTGGACTGGCTGATGAGCGGCAAGTTCGAGCGCTTCCCGAACCTGCGGGTGATGTACGCCGAGGGCCAGATCGGCTGGATCCCGTACATCCTGGAACGCGCCGACGTGGTGTGGGAGGAGAACCGCGGCTGGGGCGGTGTCGCCGACAAGGTCCACCGTCCGCCGTCCGAGCTCTTCGCCGGGCATGTCTACGGCTGCTTCTTCGACGACGCCTTCGGGCTGAGGAACCTCGACTCCATCGGGGTCGCGAACGTCCTGTACGAGACCGACTACCCGCACTCCGACTCGACCTGGCCGAAGTCCCGCGAGGTCGGCGAGGCCCAGATGGGCCATCTCGCCCCGGACGTGGTCGAGCGGATCGTACGGGGCAACGCGATCGAGCTGCTGGGCCTGACGGAGGACGGCCTGTGGCCGGGTCCGGGCGGTGCCCGGTGA
- a CDS encoding LLM class F420-dependent oxidoreductase: MTGDGLRTPAAADGPLSYGIQLPVQSQSTLYAERWEAGAGPAELVAVARAADRGGFAYVAVCDHVAVPRRLAEAMSTVWYDPVATLGFLAGVTGRVRLLSHVAVVGLRHPLVTAKQYATLDHLSGGRLILGVGAGHVREEFDAVGADFRHRGAVLDESIDALRAALGPDEFPEHHGKLYDFAGLGQRPRPAQPHVPLWVGGSSPAAVRRAALKADGWLPQGDPRERLPEQIATLRRLREEAGVRAPLTVGAITEPLYVGEPGWATGRRTLSGPPEVLAASLREYRAMGVDQIQVRFRSRGSGELVDQMDAFGAEVAPLLG, encoded by the coding sequence GTGACCGGGGACGGGCTCCGGACGCCCGCGGCCGCGGACGGGCCGCTGAGCTACGGCATCCAGCTCCCCGTCCAGTCGCAGAGCACCCTGTACGCCGAGCGGTGGGAGGCGGGCGCGGGTCCGGCCGAGCTGGTCGCGGTCGCCCGTGCCGCGGACCGCGGCGGCTTCGCGTACGTGGCGGTCTGCGACCACGTAGCCGTCCCTCGGCGGCTCGCGGAGGCCATGAGCACGGTCTGGTACGACCCGGTGGCCACCCTCGGCTTCCTGGCGGGCGTGACCGGACGGGTTCGGCTGCTCAGCCATGTCGCGGTCGTCGGTCTGCGGCACCCGCTCGTCACGGCCAAGCAGTACGCCACCCTCGACCACCTCAGCGGCGGCCGGCTGATCCTCGGGGTCGGCGCCGGGCACGTCCGCGAGGAGTTCGACGCGGTGGGGGCGGACTTCCGGCACCGGGGCGCGGTGCTCGACGAGTCCATCGACGCGCTGCGGGCGGCGCTGGGGCCGGACGAGTTCCCCGAGCACCACGGGAAGCTCTACGACTTCGCCGGGCTCGGCCAGCGCCCCCGGCCGGCCCAGCCGCACGTGCCCCTGTGGGTCGGCGGCTCCTCGCCCGCCGCCGTGCGCAGGGCCGCGCTGAAGGCGGACGGCTGGCTGCCGCAGGGCGACCCGCGCGAGCGGCTGCCGGAGCAGATCGCCACGCTGCGGCGGCTGCGCGAGGAAGCGGGGGTCCGCGCCCCGCTCACGGTGGGGGCCATCACCGAGCCCCTGTACGTGGGCGAGCCGGGCTGGGCGACCGGGCGGCGCACGCTCAGCGGGCCGCCCGAGGTCCTCGCCGCGTCGCTGCGGGAGTACCGCGCGATGGGGGTGGACCAGATCCAGGTGCGGTTCCGGTCGCGCGGGAGCGGTGAACTTGTCGACCAGATGGACGCGTTCGGCGCGGAGGTGGCACCGCTGCTCGGCTGA
- a CDS encoding SDR family NAD(P)-dependent oxidoreductase, which translates to MGKLDGRVVLITGAARGQGEQEARLFVREGARVVLADVLDDQGEALAKEIGARYAHLDVREEADWHAAVAAAKEAYGRIDGLVNNAGILRFHELVDTPLDEFQQIVQVNQVGVFLGIRTVAPEIAGAGGGTIVNTASYAGLTGMAGVGAYAATKHAIVGLTRVAALELAAQGIRVNAVCPGAVDTAMSNPSQLDPDADPADSAATSRALDQLYRKLVPLGRIGRPEEVARLVLFLTGEDSSYITGQPFVIDGGWLAGVTVI; encoded by the coding sequence ATGGGCAAGCTGGACGGACGCGTCGTCCTCATCACCGGCGCGGCACGCGGACAGGGCGAGCAGGAGGCGCGGCTCTTCGTTCGGGAGGGCGCCCGGGTGGTCCTCGCGGATGTGCTCGACGACCAGGGGGAGGCGCTGGCCAAGGAGATCGGCGCGCGCTATGCCCACCTCGACGTGCGCGAGGAGGCCGACTGGCACGCGGCGGTCGCCGCCGCCAAGGAGGCGTACGGGCGGATCGACGGGCTGGTCAACAACGCCGGCATCCTGCGCTTCCACGAGCTGGTCGACACCCCGTTGGACGAGTTCCAGCAGATCGTGCAGGTCAACCAGGTGGGGGTGTTCCTCGGGATCAGGACCGTCGCGCCGGAGATCGCGGGCGCGGGCGGCGGCACGATCGTCAACACGGCCTCGTACGCGGGGCTCACCGGAATGGCCGGGGTGGGCGCCTACGCCGCGACCAAGCACGCCATCGTGGGCCTGACCCGGGTGGCCGCCCTGGAACTGGCCGCCCAGGGGATCCGGGTCAACGCGGTCTGCCCGGGCGCCGTCGACACGGCGATGAGCAACCCCTCCCAGCTCGACCCGGACGCAGACCCCGCCGACAGCGCGGCGACCTCCCGGGCCCTGGACCAGCTGTACCGCAAGCTCGTGCCGCTCGGCCGGATCGGGCGGCCGGAGGAGGTGGCCCGCCTCGTCCTCTTCCTCACCGGCGAGGACTCCTCGTACATCACGGGCCAGCCCTTCGTGATCGACGGCGGCTGGCTGGCGGGGGTCACAGTGATCTGA
- a CDS encoding LLM class flavin-dependent oxidoreductase: MEFGLFVQGYVGKRAETDPLAEHKALMEETEYVIQADRSGFKYAWASEHHFLEEYSHLSANDVYLGYLAHATERIHLGSGIFNPLAQVNHPVKVAEKVAMLDHLTGNRFEFGSGRGAGSHEILGFLPGITDMNHTKEIWEETIAEFPKMWLQEEYPGFQGKHWQLPPRKILPKPYGKSHPAMWYAAGSPPSYAMAARKGLGVLGFSVQKVSDMEWVLEQYKTAVVEAEPVGDFVNDNVMVTTTAICAPTHDEAVRIAVSGGLHYLPSLVFRYHDTFPRPEGFPVWPETLPEYNEEFIELLIAEELLICGDPDEVLTQCKRWEQAGADQLSFGLPVGVSRASTLQTIELIGRHVIPKIDTDPVHRTTRFRQAS, encoded by the coding sequence GTGGAATTCGGGCTCTTTGTACAGGGATACGTGGGAAAGCGCGCCGAGACCGACCCGCTCGCGGAACACAAGGCGCTGATGGAGGAGACCGAGTACGTCATCCAGGCGGACAGGTCCGGCTTCAAGTACGCCTGGGCGTCCGAGCACCACTTCCTGGAGGAGTACTCGCACCTCTCCGCCAACGACGTCTACCTCGGCTACCTGGCGCACGCGACCGAGCGGATCCACCTCGGATCGGGCATCTTCAACCCGCTCGCCCAGGTCAACCACCCGGTGAAGGTGGCCGAGAAGGTCGCCATGCTCGACCACCTCACAGGCAACCGCTTCGAGTTCGGGTCCGGCCGCGGCGCCGGCTCGCACGAGATCCTCGGCTTCCTCCCCGGTATCACCGACATGAACCACACCAAGGAGATCTGGGAGGAGACCATCGCCGAGTTCCCGAAGATGTGGCTCCAGGAGGAGTACCCCGGGTTCCAGGGCAAGCACTGGCAGCTCCCGCCGCGCAAGATCCTGCCCAAGCCGTACGGGAAGTCCCACCCCGCCATGTGGTACGCCGCCGGGTCGCCGCCCTCGTACGCGATGGCCGCCCGCAAGGGGCTCGGCGTGCTCGGCTTCAGCGTCCAGAAGGTCTCCGACATGGAGTGGGTCCTCGAGCAGTACAAGACGGCCGTCGTCGAGGCGGAGCCCGTCGGGGACTTCGTCAACGACAACGTGATGGTGACGACCACCGCGATCTGCGCGCCGACGCACGACGAGGCCGTCCGGATCGCCGTCAGCGGGGGCCTGCACTACCTGCCCTCCCTCGTCTTCCGCTACCACGACACCTTCCCGCGCCCCGAGGGCTTCCCCGTCTGGCCCGAGACCCTCCCCGAGTACAACGAGGAGTTCATCGAGCTGCTGATCGCCGAGGAGCTGCTGATCTGCGGCGACCCGGACGAGGTGCTCACCCAGTGCAAGCGGTGGGAGCAGGCGGGCGCCGACCAGCTCTCCTTCGGCCTGCCGGTCGGGGTCTCGCGCGCATCCACGCTCCAGACCATCGAGCTGATCGGCCGGCACGTGATTCCGAAGATCGACACGGACCCGGTGCACCGGACCACCCGGTTCCGCCAGGCTTCCTGA
- a CDS encoding N-acyl-D-amino-acid deacylase family protein: MLDHVIRDATVVDGTGAPGRRADVGVRDGRIAVIGTVTQPSRTSEDATGLVLAPGFVDPHTHYDAQLFWDPYATPSLNHGVTTVAGGNCGFTLAPLHPERPEDADYTRRMMSKVEGMSLVALEEGAPWNWHTFGDYLDALEGRIAVNAGFMVGHCALRRYVMGADAVGGQPTGEQLARMLTLLHEAMDAGAWGLSTTQSSTHSDGDGRPVASRHARPAELLALSRAVGEHEGTQIEAITAGCLDQFSDAEIDLFAEMSAAAGRPLNWNVLTVDAAVPERVPRQLLASERARKAGGRVVALTMPILTPMNMSLGTFCALNLIPGWGEVLALPVPERIARLRDADVRAEMLRRAGSKEAGVFRRLAHFGRYVIGDTYSAANEGLTGRVVGDIAAERGQEPFECLVEICAADGLRTVLWPMPSDNDPASWALRAETWQHPDVLLGGSDAGAHLDRMCGAPYTTRFLGDCLRGRRLVPLERAVRMLTDDPARLFGLRERGRVAEGFHADLVLFDPERIDAGKATLVHDLPGDSPRLDSRAIGVRAVWVNGVEAIRDDTVTGAVPGKVLRSGRDTRTVSTR, translated from the coding sequence ATGCTCGACCACGTCATCAGGGACGCCACCGTCGTCGACGGCACGGGCGCGCCCGGCCGCCGCGCGGACGTCGGCGTCCGGGACGGCCGGATCGCCGTGATCGGCACGGTCACGCAGCCGTCCCGGACGAGCGAGGACGCCACGGGTCTCGTCCTCGCCCCCGGCTTCGTCGACCCGCACACCCACTACGACGCCCAGCTCTTCTGGGACCCCTACGCGACCCCGTCCCTGAACCACGGGGTCACCACGGTCGCGGGCGGCAACTGCGGCTTCACCCTCGCCCCGCTCCACCCCGAGCGGCCCGAGGACGCCGACTACACACGGCGGATGATGTCCAAGGTCGAGGGCATGTCCCTGGTCGCCCTGGAGGAGGGCGCGCCCTGGAACTGGCACACCTTCGGCGACTACCTGGACGCGCTGGAGGGGCGGATCGCCGTCAACGCGGGCTTCATGGTGGGCCACTGCGCACTGCGCCGGTACGTGATGGGCGCGGACGCGGTGGGCGGGCAGCCCACCGGGGAGCAACTGGCGCGGATGCTCACGCTGCTCCACGAGGCGATGGACGCCGGCGCCTGGGGCCTGTCCACCACCCAGTCCTCCACCCACTCCGACGGGGACGGCAGGCCGGTCGCCTCACGGCACGCCCGCCCCGCCGAACTGCTCGCCCTCAGCCGGGCGGTGGGGGAGCACGAGGGCACCCAGATCGAGGCGATCACGGCCGGCTGCCTCGACCAGTTCAGCGACGCCGAGATCGACCTCTTCGCCGAGATGAGCGCGGCGGCGGGCCGGCCGCTGAACTGGAACGTGCTGACGGTCGACGCCGCCGTGCCCGAACGGGTGCCGAGGCAGCTGCTGGCGAGCGAACGGGCACGGAAGGCCGGCGGCCGGGTGGTGGCCCTCACCATGCCGATCCTCACCCCCATGAACATGTCGCTGGGCACCTTCTGCGCGCTGAACCTGATCCCCGGATGGGGCGAGGTCCTCGCCCTGCCCGTCCCCGAGCGCATCGCCAGGCTCCGCGACGCGGACGTCCGGGCCGAGATGCTGCGCCGGGCCGGCTCCAAGGAGGCCGGTGTCTTCCGGCGGCTCGCGCACTTCGGGCGGTACGTGATCGGCGACACCTACAGCGCCGCGAACGAGGGGCTCACCGGGCGGGTGGTCGGGGACATCGCGGCCGAACGCGGCCAGGAGCCCTTCGAGTGCCTGGTCGAGATCTGCGCCGCCGACGGGCTGCGGACCGTGCTGTGGCCCATGCCCTCCGACAACGACCCCGCCTCCTGGGCCCTGCGCGCCGAGACCTGGCAGCATCCGGACGTGCTGCTCGGCGGCTCGGACGCGGGCGCCCATCTGGACCGCATGTGCGGGGCCCCCTACACGACCCGCTTCCTCGGGGACTGTCTGCGCGGCCGGCGACTGGTGCCGCTGGAGCGGGCGGTGCGGATGCTCACCGACGACCCGGCGCGCCTCTTCGGACTCCGCGAGCGCGGGCGGGTCGCCGAGGGCTTCCACGCGGACCTCGTGCTCTTCGACCCGGAGCGGATCGACGCGGGCAAGGCCACCCTGGTGCACGACCTGCCCGGGGACAGCCCGCGGCTGGACTCCAGGGCGATCGGCGTGCGCGCGGTGTGGGTCAACGGGGTCGAGGCGATCCGCGACGACACGGTCACCGGCGCCGTCCCCGGGAAGGTGCTCCGCTCCGGGCGGGACACGAGGACGGTGAGCACCCGGTGA
- a CDS encoding aldehyde dehydrogenase family protein, translating to MSGATGSGPGAGAQRLFIGGSWVAPDDGHYAVTDPATEGLVGWAPEASRDQVRAAAAAAREAFGPWSRTAPEERAAVLGRAADAIRRSLVPYAELAAAESGATTATARGMQVGVAAARFRRYARVEPAEQPLPPQINEAGPFGGAAVMSALAVRQPVGVVTCITSYNNPWANPAGKVAPALAMGNTVVVKPAPQDPLSVYRMAEALEAAGVPPGVVNVVSGSRPAAGEAAVDCEDVDMVSFTGSTAVGRRIAEVCGRGMKRQLMELGGKGAALVFDDADLAAAVSGIGTTYSFYSGQICTAPTRVIAQRGVYDRLVDGLAAYAGRLPVGDPREPGTVVGPVVSAAHRDRIEAYVDLGRKEGARVVAGGERPPCDRGFYVAPTLLADCTADMRVVREEIFGPVVVVVPFDDEEEGIALANDSDYGLIDYVWSGDVARAFRVARRLRSGGVGINTVGRNMEAPFGGFKRSGVGRDVGSYALHAYSELQALVWPG from the coding sequence GTGAGCGGTGCCACCGGCAGCGGCCCGGGGGCCGGGGCACAGCGGCTGTTCATCGGCGGCTCGTGGGTCGCGCCCGACGACGGGCACTACGCGGTGACCGACCCGGCGACCGAGGGGCTCGTCGGGTGGGCGCCGGAGGCCTCCCGGGACCAGGTGCGGGCGGCGGCGGCCGCCGCCCGTGAGGCCTTCGGGCCCTGGTCCCGGACGGCTCCGGAGGAGCGTGCCGCCGTGCTCGGCCGGGCGGCCGACGCCATCAGGCGCTCCCTCGTCCCGTACGCCGAACTCGCCGCGGCCGAGAGCGGTGCCACGACGGCGACCGCGCGCGGGATGCAGGTGGGGGTGGCGGCCGCCCGCTTCCGGCGGTACGCCCGGGTCGAGCCGGCCGAGCAGCCGCTGCCGCCGCAGATCAACGAGGCGGGACCGTTCGGCGGGGCGGCCGTGATGAGCGCCCTCGCGGTGCGCCAGCCCGTCGGCGTGGTCACCTGCATCACCTCGTACAACAACCCCTGGGCCAATCCGGCGGGGAAGGTCGCCCCCGCGCTCGCCATGGGCAACACGGTGGTCGTGAAGCCGGCCCCGCAGGATCCGCTGTCCGTCTACCGGATGGCGGAGGCGCTGGAGGCGGCGGGTGTGCCCCCCGGCGTGGTCAACGTGGTGAGCGGTTCGCGTCCGGCGGCCGGGGAGGCGGCCGTGGACTGCGAGGACGTGGACATGGTCAGTTTCACCGGCTCGACCGCCGTCGGCCGGCGTATCGCCGAGGTGTGCGGCCGCGGGATGAAGCGCCAGCTGATGGAGCTGGGCGGGAAGGGAGCTGCCCTCGTCTTCGACGACGCCGACCTCGCGGCGGCGGTGTCGGGGATCGGCACCACGTACTCCTTCTACAGCGGTCAGATCTGCACGGCGCCGACCCGGGTGATCGCGCAACGGGGTGTGTACGACCGGCTGGTCGACGGACTCGCCGCGTACGCCGGGCGGCTGCCGGTCGGCGATCCACGGGAGCCGGGGACGGTGGTCGGGCCGGTCGTCTCGGCGGCCCACCGGGACCGGATCGAGGCGTACGTCGACCTCGGCCGGAAGGAGGGCGCGCGGGTGGTGGCGGGCGGTGAACGGCCGCCCTGCGACCGGGGGTTCTACGTCGCCCCCACGCTGCTCGCGGACTGCACGGCGGACATGCGGGTGGTCCGCGAGGAGATCTTCGGGCCCGTCGTCGTGGTCGTGCCCTTCGACGACGAGGAGGAGGGGATCGCGCTCGCCAACGACAGCGACTACGGGCTGATCGACTACGTGTGGTCGGGCGACGTGGCCCGTGCCTTCCGGGTGGCCCGGCGGCTCAGGTCGGGCGGGGTCGGGATCAACACCGTCGGCCGCAACATGGAGGCGCCCTTCGGCGGCTTCAAGCGGAGCGGTGTCGGACGGGACGTGGGCTCCTACGCGCTGCACGCCTACAGCGAGCTGCAGGCCCTCGTGTGGCCGGGGTGA